The segment GCCGCACGAGGTATTGGTCCTTGAGAATGGGGTGCTGATCGAGACCGGTGTATTGGGGAGCTACGAGTGTTTTCCAAATGGTTACTTGCCAATTCTATTGTCGCGCAGTCGAAATGGTTGGGTCGTCTTTGACACGGGACATTCGGCATCCGAATCGCTCCTCGTTTCGGCCGACGTGTGTTGCGATGGCGACGTCCTTTACCTCGAGTGCGAAACCTCAGCGCAACTCCAAGGCTGCATTACAAGGCTCGTGCGAGTGTTGAGAAACTTAAATGAAGGCTGACATTCGATTTGGTAGCCGATCGCGTCTCCTTTCCCCTCACCAATACTCCACGGTTTGAATTGGCCGACGGCCACTTAATCCCATCCGCGGCAATGGACCGTGTAGACAACGCTCGTGCTTTCCGCAGCCACAGCATGTGTGCTTGTCGTGGCTTTGCTTCCGAGCATGTGTCGTCGCCGTGACACTGGCCGGCAGAGCAACCGCGAGCAGTATTCACGTTACTACCAGGATTCGCTTCCGCCTGGCTGCGTCTTCCGCTGTCTTCAATGCTGCGACGCGCGCGTGATGGCCTGCGGGGCGACACCGTTTGGGACGTAGCCAGCGCTGGAAGAATCCGGCGGTGGGATCGCTGGTATCGGCCTGCGCTGCCCAGTCCAGCTGGAGGCTAGGAGCGTGCCAAACCTTGGAAGGCTAAATGGACAATTTCGCATAATGCCGCTTCGAAAATTTACGAGCACGGCAATCGTGGGAAGAAAGTCTTTCGATGCGGTCGTGCTGTTCCTGGTCGTCGTCTCCCTTGTTGCGTTTTCGTTGGAAACCGTGCCCGATTTGCCAGCGAACGCCTACTCGTGGCTGTTGATTTGCGAAGGCGCAATCACACTGCTGTTCACCGTGGAGTACCTGCTTCGATCGAATGCGGCGAATCGGTATAGAGACTACGCGCTCAGCTTCTTCGGCATCGTCGACTTACTTGCGATTCTGCCTTTCTATCTTGAGTTCATGGGGATTCTTGAAGGCGACGCTCGCTTCCTGCGCGCCTTGCGCCTCCTGCGCGTGTTTGAAGTATTTCGGTTGAGTGGGCTGGAAAAGGCCGTGCGCGACTGTATCAAGGCTCTCACGCTCGCTTGGCGGCCGCTTGTCATTGCGGGGCTATTGTTCGCAGTCCTTCTCTTCCTCGCAGCCACGGGCATCTATTTCTTTGAGAGAGAAGCGCAGCCCCAACACTTTCCATCCATCGTTCACAGCCTGTGGTGGTCGATCATTACACTGACAACCGTGGGGTATGGAGATGTTGTCCCCATTACTGCGGGGGGCAGGTTTTTCGCCGCGGTTGTGGCCCTTGCGAGCGTGGGAATCGTGGCGGTCCCGGCGGCAATTTTCGCGTCCTCGTTATTGCAGACGAGCAAGCACGAAGGCTAGCTGATAGCGTGCCGCAGCCGGCCCGCACTCGACAAATCTCCGTGCTCGCCGCGAATGTGCAGCGCAGTTGAGAAAAATGGATCACTCCGCAATTCGGGACGGGTCGGGTAACCAGTCCGGGGCCTCCTCCGGGTGGGCGGGTGTGGAGGAACGGACCTTGCTTTTC is part of the Bacteroidetes bacterium SB0662_bin_6 genome and harbors:
- a CDS encoding potassium channel family protein, whose product is MPLRKFTSTAIVGRKSFDAVVLFLVVVSLVAFSLETVPDLPANAYSWLLICEGAITLLFTVEYLLRSNAANRYRDYALSFFGIVDLLAILPFYLEFMGILEGDARFLRALRLLRVFEVFRLSGLEKAVRDCIKALTLAWRPLVIAGLLFAVLLFLAATGIYFFEREAQPQHFPSIVHSLWWSIITLTTVGYGDVVPITAGGRFFAAVVALASVGIVAVPAAIFASSLLQTSKHEG